One Solanum lycopersicum chromosome 4, SLM_r2.1 DNA window includes the following coding sequences:
- the LOC100316900 gene encoding LeTIR (The RefSeq protein has 5 substitutions compared to this genomic sequence), which produces MSGSDNPSEMSEDEERPCPSDLTGGVTAKARNCCFNAAVTGGGGGIFNFSPHPDQVLENVLENVLCFLTDRRDRNAASLVSKSWYRAEALTRSEVFIGNCYAVSPTRVTTRFKRVTSVAIKGKPRFADFSLLPPDWGAHFTPWASVLGDSYRGLEKLYLKRMSISDDDLGLLARCFPNFKELVLVCCEGFGTSGLAIVARDCRQIRVLDLIESEVSDDEVDWISYFPENKTCLESLTFDCVECPIDFEALEKLVIRSPSLKRLRLNRFVSITQLYRLMIRAPQLTNLGTGSFGASTVTDEPDPDYASAFAACKSMVCLSGFREIAPEYLPAIYPVCGNLTSLNLSYGANINTEQFKSVISRCHKLQVLWVFDSVCDEGLEAVAATCKDLREIRVFPIEAREDADAPVSEVGLLAISEGCRKLKSILYFCQKMTNAAVIAMSKNCPDLVVFRLCIMGRHLPDHVTNEPMDEGFGAIVKNCKKLTRLAVSGLLTDRAFSYIGQYGKLVRTLSVAFAGNSDLALKYVLEGCPKLQKLEIRDCPFGDLSLRSGLHHYYNMRFLWLSSCRVTLQGCQEIARQLPRLVVEVISGDDEEGSETNEHVNTLYMYRSLDGPRADVPSFVQIL; this is translated from the exons ATGAGTGGTAGTGACAATCCTTCAGAGATGTCTGAAGATGAGGAGCGTCCTTGTCCTTCAGATCTCACCGGTGGTGTTACTGCAAAAGCAAGGAACTGTTGCTTTAACGCCGCCGTTACCGGTGGTGGAGGGGGGATTTTTAACTTTTCGCCACACCCAGATCAAGTTCTTGAAAATGTGCTGGAAAATGTTCTTTGCTTCTTAACTGATCGCCGTGACCGTAACGCTGCATCCCTTGTAAGCAAATCTTGGTATCGGGCTGAGGCTTTAACCAGATCCGAAGTGTTTATTGGCAACTGCTATGCTGTTTCGCCGACCCGGGTTACGACCCGTTTCAAGAGGGTGACCTCTGTGGCCATTAAAGGGAAACCTAGGTTTGCTGATTTCAGTTTGCTTCCTCCAGATTGGGGTGCTCACTTTACTCCTTGGGGTTCTGTTTTGGGTGATTCTTATCGTGGCCTTGAGAAATTGTACCTCAAACGTATGTCCATATCTGATGATGATCTAGGTTTATTGGCGCGTTGTTTCCCCAGTTTCAAAGAGCTTGTTCTTGTATGCTGTGACGGTTTTGGGACTAGTGGACTTGCTATTGTAGCCCGTGATTGCAG GCAAATTAGAGTGCTTGATCTGATTGAGTCTGAGGTATCTGACGATGAAGTGGACTGGATTTCCTACTTCCCTGAGAACAAAACGTGTTTGGAGTCTTTGACCTTTGATTGTGTTGAATGCCCTATAGACTTTGAGGCATTGGAGAAGCTAGTAATCAGGTCACCTAGTTTGAAGAGACTAAGGTTGAATCGGTTTGTTTCTATTACTCAACTGTATCGGTTGATGATTCGAGCTCCACAGCTTACCAATCTGGGAACAGGCTCTTTTGGCGCCTCAACGGTCACTGATGAACCAGATCCTGATTATGCTTCAGCATTTGCTGCCTGCAAATCCATGGTCTGTCTCTCTGGTTTCAGGGAAATTGCTCCTGAATATCTGCCTGCAATCTATCCAGTTTGTGGCAATCTGACCTCTCTTAATTTAAGCTATGGTGCCAACATTAATACCGAACAATTCAAGTCTGTCATCAGCCGCTGCCATAAGCTCCAAGTATTGTGG GTATTTGATTCTGTATGTGACGAAGGCCTTGAGGCAGTTGCTGCAACATGTAAGGATCTGCGGGAGATTCGAGTTTTCCCTATCGAAGCTCGGGAAGATGCAGATGCCCCAGTTTCTGAAGTAGGCCTCCTTGCAATTTCTGAGGGTTGCAGGAAACTCAAGTCCATCTTATATTTCTGCCAAAGAATGACAAATGCAGCTGTTATAGCTATGTCAAAGAACTGCCCGGACCTTGTGGTATTCCGGCTATGCATTATGGGTCGGCACTTGCCTGACCATGTTACAAATGAACCGATGGATGAAGGCTTTGGGGCTATTGTCAAGAACTGTAAGAAGCTTACTAGACTTGCTGTATCTGGTTTACTGACTGATAGGGCTTTCAGTTACATTGGACAATATGGAAAACTAGTCCGAACCTTATCAGTTGCTTTTGCCGGAAACAGTGACTTGGCTCTGAAGTATGTGCTCGAGGGCTGCCCTAAGTTGCAGAAGTTAGAGATCAGGGATTGCCCATTTGGAGATTTGTCTTTGCGTTCTGGTTTACACCACTATTACAACATGAGGTTCCTTTGGCTATCATCTTGTAGAGTAACTCTACAAGGTTGTCAGGAGATTGCTCGCCAATTGCCCCGTCTAGTTGTGGAAGTCATTAGTGGTGATGATGAGGGAGGGAGTGAGACTAATGAGCATGTCAATACCTTGTACATGTACCGATCTCTTGATGGACCGAGGGCTGATGTACCCTCATTTGTCCAAATACTGTGA